ACCTCCGGTTTGCCGGTTGTCCCGCCAGGGGCACCGCCGGGTATCCGCGTCTGTACCGGATAAGCGCTGAAAGCATCTAAGCGCGAAGCCGTCCGCAAGATTAGATTTCCTTGAGGGCCGTCACAGACTATGACGTCGATAGGACGCAGGTGTAAAGGTGGAGACACCAAAGCCGAGCGTTACTAATTGCCCGAAACTTTCCTGCCGCTTTTGCGGCCGTATACTTCCGGCACTTGTTTCCGGATTGCTTGTCGCTTGTCATGGCACTTGACCTTATTCAGGTGGCTATAGCGCGAAGGTCCCACCTCTTCCCATTCCGAACAGAGCAGTTAAGCTTCGCATCGCCGATGGTACTGCGCAAGCGGGAGAGTAGGTAGCCGCCGTCTTTTCCCTCCCCCCGGCATCCGATGGGTTGCCGGGGGATTTTTTTGTTCAGCGATGCAGGAAATAAGTAAGATTTTATTCGTCAGATAGCCCGCTATCCTCCTCATAAAGTCAGAAAAACATCCTTGAAAGCAATTCGCAAAATCAACCTGAGTAAAATTAAACAGACTCTAAATGATATCCGTGTTTTTTTGTATTTTTGTAAAAATGTAAAGGCATGAGATTCTATATCTTCTTTTTATTCGTATATCTGTGTTGTTCGCTTCGTGCCCAACCTTTGTGTCGGATTCAGCATTATTCGGTGAATGATGGTTTATCGCAAGGTGTTGTTCAGCGTGTTATCCAAGATCATAGAGGATTTATCTGGTTAGCTACATGGAACGGCTTGGACCGGTATGACGGTTATGGTTTTAAAAATTATAAGATGTCAGCTGACGGGAAAGACCCTTTGACTTCCTATCGTATGGTTGATATTGTGGAAAACAGCAAAGGTGATATTTGGTGTCTTACTTATGATGAACGGGCTTTTGTATTCGATACGGAAGAAGAATGTTTTACCGATGTGCTCTCTTCTTTGGAAAAACGTTTAAAGAAGCGTTTGTATGTGACTGATATTGTTACTTTATCAGGAGGAATCTCTTGGATTCTATGTAAAAACGGATATGCTTGCAGGGTTGACGAGAATAAGATGCCGGAAGAAGAAGGGCTGGTTTTGTATAGTACTGCTGATGTATTGAAAGGCGAGCAGATTTACACGGTGTTCAAAGATTCGGAGGGGGATGAATGGATTCTGACAGATAAAGGAGTCACGATTTTAGGAAAGAAGAACGTAGAAAGTGATTGCCCGTTTAAATTTATCATGGAATCGGAAAAGCGGATATATTTGATTTCTACTTCGGATAAATTGGCGATTTATGACATGCAGATTGGAAAATTGTCTTTTTTCCAGCCTTCGTATGCTTTGGGAGAAATTTCCGGTTTGGATAAGCTTTCTGCTGATACATTGGCACTTTCTACCGAGCAAGGCTTGACGCTTTATCTGGCAAGAGAGAAGCGTTTCATTCATCTTGATATAGGAGAACGGGGAACTTTGTCGAATGCGGTGCGCAATCTTTATCTGGATTCTTCTTATCATTGTTGGGTGATTCCGCAAAACGGAGGAGTGGTAAAGATTGATTTGCATTCTTTAGCGCAAAAGGTCTATCATATTGATGCGACGGTACCTGTCCAGCCTGACCGCAAGCCTACTACTTTCTTCTATGAGAAGGAGGGAGTATTATGGATATTGCCTTCAAATGGTCAATTATGCTACTACGATTATATGGCTGACAAACTCTCCTATTATTATCAGGATGAAAAAGAGAAGTCTTCGGCTTACAGCCCCTTTGTGCGGTATATGACGGTAGACCGTCAAGGCAATATGTGGCTGGTTTTGGATTGGGGGGTAGATCAGGTGATTCAACTTCCCTATAAGATGCAATTGTACGATATTGATAGCGGAATCGAATTGCGTGCTTTCCTGATTGATGACGAGCGGCGTTTGTGGGTCGGTTCTAAAATGGGAATCATCCGTTTGTATGATGAACAAAAGCGTTTTATAGGCTATTTAAGTCCGAAAGGAAAGATAGTGCCTGTTGAAACTTCATTTGCAGGGGGGATTTATGCGTTGTTTCAAGACAAAGACGGCGATATTTGGATTGGGACAAACGGTGATGGATTGTATTGGTTCAGAAAAGACGGGAAAGGGGGCTATGAGGCATCTCATTACCGGCATGACGATGCCGGCCGGTATAGTGTGTCGGGAAATCGGATATTTTCTTTCTTTCAGGACAGCCGTCATCGCTTGTGGGTAGTATGTTATCAGAACGGAATCAATTTGGTGAAGAAGGAAGCCGATGAGAAACTTTCGTTCTTGAATTATAATAATGAGATGAAAAGTTATCCGATGGAGATTGGTGCCAGGGCACGCTGCATGGATGAGTCGGATAACGGTACATTGCTGGTGGGTACGACAAACGGCTTATTGTCTTTTAGCGGTGATTTTCGCCAGCCTGAAGAAATCAAGTTTTATCACAATGCTAAACATGCCGGGTGCGACTCTTCGCTGGTGGCGAATGATGTGATGGATATTGTGAAAACGAAACAAGGCAATCTTTATCTTTTCAGTTTTACTGGAGGCATGAGTTGCGTTGCTTCCCGGAATTTGTTGTCCGATGAATTGCGGTTCAAAACCTATACGCGGAAAGACGGACTGATTTCCGAACTGGTGCAGGCGGCGGTAGAGGATAGCTTGGGAAATATTTGGATTATACAAGAAAATGCAGTGTCGAAATTCGACCCTGTAACCGGTCGCTTCGAGAATTACCGTAGCAATTTGTTTCGTACAGCGATGAAGTTTTCAGAAGCGGTGCCAGTTATTGATGCCCGTCGTAATTTGATAGCTGGCACGAATTTGGGCATGCTCGAACTGGATATTTCCAGGTTGAGGAAAGCGGCGTATGTCCCTCCGATTAATTTTACGGACATACGGGTGCAAGGCGGAAGAACAGTAGCCTGGTCTGACAATAAGCGGGAATTGGTCTTGCAGCCAGAAAACCGGAATGTGACTTTCCGGTTTGCCGCAGCCGACTATATTAATACAAAAG
The Phocaeicola salanitronis DSM 18170 genome window above contains:
- a CDS encoding hybrid sensor histidine kinase/response regulator transcription factor yields the protein MRFYIFFLFVYLCCSLRAQPLCRIQHYSVNDGLSQGVVQRVIQDHRGFIWLATWNGLDRYDGYGFKNYKMSADGKDPLTSYRMVDIVENSKGDIWCLTYDERAFVFDTEEECFTDVLSSLEKRLKKRLYVTDIVTLSGGISWILCKNGYACRVDENKMPEEEGLVLYSTADVLKGEQIYTVFKDSEGDEWILTDKGVTILGKKNVESDCPFKFIMESEKRIYLISTSDKLAIYDMQIGKLSFFQPSYALGEISGLDKLSADTLALSTEQGLTLYLAREKRFIHLDIGERGTLSNAVRNLYLDSSYHCWVIPQNGGVVKIDLHSLAQKVYHIDATVPVQPDRKPTTFFYEKEGVLWILPSNGQLCYYDYMADKLSYYYQDEKEKSSAYSPFVRYMTVDRQGNMWLVLDWGVDQVIQLPYKMQLYDIDSGIELRAFLIDDERRLWVGSKMGIIRLYDEQKRFIGYLSPKGKIVPVETSFAGGIYALFQDKDGDIWIGTNGDGLYWFRKDGKGGYEASHYRHDDAGRYSVSGNRIFSFFQDSRHRLWVVCYQNGINLVKKEADEKLSFLNYNNEMKSYPMEIGARARCMDESDNGTLLVGTTNGLLSFSGDFRQPEEIKFYHNAKHAGCDSSLVANDVMDIVKTKQGNLYLFSFTGGMSCVASRNLLSDELRFKTYTRKDGLISELVQAAVEDSLGNIWIIQENAVSKFDPVTGRFENYRSNLFRTAMKFSEAVPVIDARRNLIAGTNLGMLELDISRLRKAAYVPPINFTDIRVQGGRTVAWSDNKRELVLQPENRNVTFRFAAADYINTKDIQYAYRLKGLEKEWNDVGHGRSARYMNIPAGSYVFEVRSTDSDGVWLNNVTSLRVTVRPWFHETFWAWLVYALTAFIFIGIVVYILFYIYRLRHSIKVEQQLADIKLRFFTDISHELRTPLTLIIAPLSAVLAHEQLSEKARQNLVTVEKNAQRMLRMMNQILDFRKIQKGKMKLFMERIEIVGTLRSVLDNFSSLATEKHIRMSLQADADEMYIWTDPDKFDKIFFNLLSNAFKYTPEGKCITVCVKLEKECLQVRVSDQGVGIDDSVVKNIFNRFETLGTLIGQPSSGIGLALVKDMVQLLHGTIQVESRVGKGSDFIVTLPSDKQVFSDNKQIEWVLKDECDKAVPASMSAGLEKKSEEEMQDGRLSILIVEDNDELRTSLADILSVRYRVLTAVNGEAGWDMARKELPDMILTDVMMPVMDGLEMVRQLKNDAEVCHIPIIVLSAKASLDDRIQALDQGIDDYITKPFSAAYLEARIGQVFRQRERLQEAYFSRFSGKKEDEKQKSLLELAPSQPQVTRLDEAFMQKVVDFIECNMDNANLEIEEVAAHVCLSRTVFYRKLKSIVGMTPVEFIRGIRLKRAEQLIVSSDYTFSQIAYMTGFADPKYFGKCFKKATGMTPSEYKQAKSE